TTTATCATTATACCGTGTTAAGCTTAAATTCATAGAAGAATACGCACCATTGCTGACACCGCCTATCCTTGTTGAGAAAAGGTGCTTAACTAATCCTGTCTTTTCAAATGCAGGTATTGTATAAAATACAACGCCGTTTACTTCATTTCTTTTGAAACCTTTATTCATTATAGTCACCCTTTATTATCAATTTGCTTTTTTATTCTTATCTTCCTTCTTATTTGCTACATATTTATCAGATAGTTTAATCATCGACAGCATTATTAAAAAGAGCAATGCAACAGTTAATACACCTGCTAAAGGTATAATTATAATATATTTTAACAATTTGACCTCTCCCTTTTTATAACCATATATATACATTATACTATAATCGTATACAAAAAGTATAGAAAAATAAAAAACTATTCTATAATATAATGGCTTTTCTTAAATTTTTTACATGCTTTTTTAATTTTCGAAGCAAATTCACTTATCTCGTCAATATTATTAAAATTTTTATTTAAACTATTTACAACGGAAATAGAAATCCCCATGATAGGAAAGCACGTCTCATTATCAAACCTATCAAGGGTACATATGTAGCCTCTTTCTATATCCGCATCATTATAAAATCTTACTATATTGTGGTCAAATTCTTGTATTATATTTTTACAAAGTTTCTCGACATCAAGTGTTTTTACAATAGCAATAAAATCATCGCCACCGATATGGCCTAAAAAGCTATCATTGTAAAAATATAGGTGCCTTTCAATGATGTTTGCTGTATATTTTATCACCTTATCGCCATTTTCAAAGCCGTATACATCATTGTATGCCTTAAAATTATTTAGGTCAAAGTACAAAAGCGAAAATTCTTTATTTTCTTTAAGTATTTTGTTCAGATTTTCTTCGATTATGAGGTTTCCCGGAAGTCCTGTTAGTGGGTTTGAATATTTCGCAATATTTAGTTCCAACTGCATTGTCTTTTCTAATAGCGTTATAACAGGTACAACACCATAATAATTATTATTTTTGTTGACTATTATGTAATCATATAGTTTATCTTCATCACGTGATATGACAGCCTTCGCGACATCATTTATAGGTGTATTATAATCTACTATCAGAGGGTCTGTATCCATTATCTTATATACTGGTCTTTTCATATAAATCGCCCAACCGTACTGTGTACCTATGTGTGAAAAAAACTTCTTCCGCATTATTAATCCGACTGTCTTGCCGTTTTCCACCATTGGTATCCCTTGAATATTTTGATTTTCCATAAATATCTTTTCAATCACATTGCCAAATACAAATGGCGAAACACCGACATCTCTTCTCGCGATTTCACCTATGCTTATAGCAGCACTTGTTGAAAATCTAAGCTTTTCATTTAAGGAATTGAATTTTATTATCATATCCTTTATGTCATTATCTATATCAGATAAACTCTCACCAGGTTTTTTAAGCAAAAATCCCTGACCGAAATGGACTCCAAGCTCAATAACTGTTGACAGTTCATCTACATTTTCAATTCCCTCCGCGATAAGCTTCATGCCGGTCGTATTTGCAAATTCTACTAAGGCCTTTACTATTGCTCTTTTTAAATTATCCCTGTCAATATTTTTTATGAGTGTTATATCAATTTTTATGTAATATGGGCGCGTCTCAGCTATCATTGATAGTCCGGAATAACCTGTACCGACATCATCAATGGCTATTTTGTAACCTTGGCTTTTGTAATTGTCGATGACCTTCTTAAAACTTTTATAATCTTCTACACAGGTCTTCTCGGTTACTTCAAATATCACATTCGATGGATTTGCGTTGAAAAACTTTAATATATCTTTTGTATTACCTTTAATGAAATGCTCATCTTTTAGTATATCGGGATCAACATTTATGAAGAGAAGTTTATCTGTATCAAAAACATTAAAATTTGCTATGGCATTAATACGGCAAATCCTTTCGAGTTCAAAAACCATGTTTTCTCTTTTTGCCGTATTAAAAAGTTCGTCAGGACTATATAAGCTATTTCCTAAAAATCCCCTTGATAATGCTTCATAACCTATAATTTCCCCATTTTGCAATGATACAACAGGCTGAAACAATGTAGTGATCTTTTTCCCCTCAATGATCATCTTTAGTTCATCGCTATTCAATTCTACCACCCCCTACACTTTATTATATATCTAAAAAGTTAAGGAATTATTAATATTGTGTAAACTTTTAATGCGGGTAAATAACCCGCATTATTTCAACTCGACAAGCTCATAATCTGCTACACCCATACCAAGCTCTTCACCGTATTTAAGTTGTATGTCACCTCTCGTATCTGGATGTACAGCAGTGAATTTATCTTCGCCGATATTCATTCCACGTCCAACGTCGTGAAGGGCCGAATGTAGGTGACCAGGCTGGTTATTTACGAGGTCATAGCTTGCTTTATCTATTGCGACAGGATCAAATGATGCGAGTATCCCGACATCAGGCACTATCGGTGCATCACTCCATGGCGTACAATCGCATAGCGGCGTGACATTCATTATAAAATTCATAAAGGCAATCTTACCTTTCTTATTTATATATGCACCATATGCATATTCCGTCATTCTTTCGACAAATTCATCCATATTTGTACCCCACTGAGGTTTTATGACATCGTATTGGCACATTGATACACATTCACCACAGCCGATGCATTTACTCGGATCTATGTATGCAGAACCATCTACTAATGTAATTGCATCTTCTGGGCAGTTTCTAATACAAGTCTGACATGCTGTACAGTTTTTCCCAACTTTTGGGCTTACTGTAGAATGCTGCTGTTGTTTGCCTGCTCTTGGAGCACATCCCATTGCAAGATTCTTTATGGCGCCACCAAATCCCGCTATCTCATGACATTTAAAATGTGACAGAACAATCATGGAATTTGCATTATTAATATTTGACGATATCTTTACTGTCTTAAAATGCTTCTTGTTTATTTCGACTTCTTCGGAATCTTTGCTAAAGATACCATCTGCAATGACAAGGGGCGCATTGACAACGGCATATGCAAACCCGTTTTCTATCGCTGTTATTAAGTGGTCTACTCCGTTTGAACGGCTTCCTTTATATAGTGTATTTGAATCTGTTAAAAATGGTTTCCCACCATTTGCCTTAACTTTATCAACAACCTGCCTTACAAAAATCGGATTAATGAAGGCATTGTTTCCTTTCTCTCCGAAATGCATTTTAATAGCAACAAGGTCACCTTCAGTAAAAATATTTCTAAATCCTGCAATATCAAATAGTCTTGCTACCTTTGATGATATACTGCCAGATGGTTTTGTTGAACGCATATTGTAAAAATAGACTTTTGATTTCATAAAATATCACTCCTTATCAATCCCTAACTAATTTCGCCCTAATTGTATTTGCACCTTTCTTTATATATCTTACAATAGACCTGTCAGTCAATACAACGAATATTAAATAAATTGCTGAGCCTACTAATATAGTACCAAAAAGCGAAACAACATCATAAATCTTTCCTGATGGCAGTTTACTTGTCATCACATTATATCCAAAGTAAACTGCAAATCCCATAATTAATGAGCCTATTGAAGCTTTTATAAGTGTAAATGTAAGGTCTAATCCGCCTATTTTCCCTACCTTTTTCCTTAAGGAATTCATAAGCATCAGTGATGTAGCAATTGCAGCAACAGATGTTGAAAGTGCAAGACCTCCAAGGGCCAAATATTTTACAAGTATCAAATTCAATGCAATATTTATTAAAACCGCAATTGCTCCATTGTACATAGGCGTCTTAGTATCCTTTAAAGAATAGAAACTCCTACTTAAAACATTTCTAAGACCGTTTGCCGTCATGCCAATGCTGTAAAACATAAAGGCGATAGATGTCAGTTCAGTCGATTTTTCATCAAAGGCGCCTCTTTCGAACAAGAGCCTTATGATAGGCACTCTAAGGATAATAGCACCCACAGTTACTGGTATCATTATATAAAGGATAGCCTTAATTGATAATTTAATACCCTTCAAAAACTCTTCGATATTATTGGAAGCAAAGCTTTTTGAAAGCATTGGATATATTACAATTGCTATAGCCATTGAAAATATATCAAAACCAATAAGCTTATTGGCGTAATTTAATGCCGCAATGCTGCCAGTAGGAAGATATGATGCTATCATCCTGTCAACATATGTATTTATGACCTGTATTCCAGTTCCAATGAGAACCGGTACTGCCAATATTATGACGCGTCTTACACTGTCGTCTTTTAAATCAATAATAAATTTATACCTGAATCCGAGCTTGTACAACAATGGTAACTGTATAAATATCTGTAGCAATGATGCAATAACAGTAGCTATTGCTACACCTGTTATGCCAAACCTTGATCCAAACAATATTGCAGTACCGATTATTATGAAATTATACGGTATCCCTATCATAGCCGGTACAGCAAAATGCTCTAAGGACTGCAGTGCACCTGTTATAATGTTTGATACCGCTACAAATACTGTAATTGGAAATAATATGTTTGTAAGCTTTATTGTTTCTGAATATACATCACCTTTAAATCCAGGTGCCATTATTTTTACAATTAATGGCGATATTAAAATACCAATAATTGTAAAGGCTAATGTAACTAAAAGTGTGACATTTAAGAGATTATTGATAAACTCAAAGGCTTTTTCTTTGCCTCTCTTTGTTAGATAATCAGAAAAAAGCGGTATGACTGTTGTACCAATGGCAGCGGCAATTGCCGCAAAAAGCACCATAGGTATATTCTGTGCCATATTGTATGCATCAATGTCCCTTGTAGTACCAAATTTCGATCCTAATGTAACTTCCCGTAAAAAACCCGTTATTTTGCTTATAAATGTTATTGCCATGACAAGTCCTGCAGCTTTTGCGGTTTTTTTCGCTATCGACATTCATAAAACTCCTTCATCCTGTTAAATCCATGTCAGGGTGTGTTATAGGAAAAGCGTTATTGACGCAAAACAGACCACTGCATCTTAACTTTAATTATTTTTATCGATTAACATAAAAGAGATATCAGCCTCCGCGACTGTATCACCATCTACAGTTGCCTTTCCCTTTACTTTTACAAGGTTCATTTTAGATGATATTATTTCAACCTCAAGTCTTAGTTGGTCACCAGGCCTTACAACTTTTTTAAACCTGCACTTATTGATACCTGTAAATAAACCCAGTTTTTCCCTATTTTCTTCGCCATGCATAACAATGATGCCAGCAAGCTGTGCCATAGCTTCAACAATTAAAACCCCTGGCATTATTGGATTACCTGGAAAGTGTCCTTCAAAAAAAGGTTCATTCGCTGTAACATTTTTTATCCCTATAGCTTTTTTATTATCTTCTACATCTAGTACCCTGTCGACCAGAAGAAAAGGATATCTGTGCGGTATGAACTCCCTTATTTCTTTATTCTCTATCACAAATGTCACCTCTATTTATGCTTTTGATTATGATTATATCATAATTAATGAAAATATAAAAATTTGGACAATGGGATATGGAAAGTTATAGATTAAAAAATATTTACACTTCCAATGCAAAATAAAAAAAGGACTTAAATGTCCTTATTTAAATATTCTTTGATAGTTGTTTGTACATTGTATCTGCAAGGCCTAAATTTGAGTTTTGCGATATTGCTTCTGCGTATTTGTCATACATCATAGATGTAAAAACATCTGTTGCAAAGTCATTACCCGTTATAGGATCTTTTGGTACTGTCTTTCTCATTTCATCAAGCATTAATTTCACAAACTCTGCTTCTAAGTTTTTACACGCTTCTTTAAGTTTATTCTTGTCCTTTTCATTTACAGCATCTTGTATGGCCTTTTGAAAATCGCCAGTATTTTTTCCCAAATATATCTGCTGCATATCTTTAACATCATTTATTGGATTTACTATCATCAATAATTACATTCCTTTCAAACTGAATTTATGACCTCTTGTTTACAAATTTTGTAATAGCCCCAAATCAAATCCTAAGTATTCCTTATGTCGGCTTACTATCTCCTTCCGAATAACAAAACATTTGAACTATCTTCTTAAATTATTAGCAATCCCCAGCATCTCATCAGATGCCTGAATTGCTTTTGAATTAAGTTCATATGCCCTTTGTGCAGCTATCATATCAACCATCTCTTTAACTACCTGCACATTTGATGTCTCAAGGAATCCCTGCAATACATTTCCCATTTTACCTTGAAAATCATTCCTTGTTCCAGCTGCACCTGATGCTGCCGTTGCCTGATATAGATTGTTTCCTTTATCAATAAGTCCTTGAGGATTCTGGAAGTTATAAATTCCCAATGTTGCGATGTCTTGCTGTGTTCCATCGGGATTTTTTACAGATATAACTCCGAGTGGTGAAATAGTTATCTCTTTTTGTGTATTATCAAATGTAATCTGGTTACCGCCGTCATCAAGTACTGGATATCCATCTGCTGTTGTAAGCATTGCAGTATTTTGGTCAACACTTAACTTAAAGCTTCCATCCCTTGTATAATATGTATTGCCATCAGGCCCTAAAACCGCAAAAAATCCTTCACCATCGAGTGCAACATCTAAAGGATTGTCTGTCTGCTGCAAGCTTCCTTCACCAAAGTCTTTCACAATCGCTGATGGCCTGACACCTACACCTACTTGCATGTTTACGGGCCTTCCCTGCCCTGCATTTATATTTTCCGTTTGAAGTGTCTGATATATAAGGTCTTTGAACTCTGCTCTATCTCTTTTAAATGATGTAGTATTTACATTTGCAAGGTTATTTGAGATTACATCAACGTTAAGCTGCTGTGCATTCATACCTGATGCTGCTGACCACAATGCTCTCATCATTATAAATCATTCCCTTCGTTAAATTATTATATGGTATTCCTCAAATATCTGAGATTTTAGCTACTCTTTGAATGGTAGAGTCGAAATTATACTCTTCCGACTTCATTTACAGCCTTATCGAGGGTTTCATCAAATGCCAATGCTATCTTTTGATTCGCTTCATATATTCTCATTACATTTATCATATTCACCATTTCGTCAACAGAATTGACATTAGAGCCCTCTAAGTATCCCTGCTTAATCGTTGCGTTAGA
This portion of the Thermoanaerobacterium sp. RBIITD genome encodes:
- a CDS encoding GGDEF domain-containing protein, translated to MNSDELKMIIEGKKITTLFQPVVSLQNGEIIGYEALSRGFLGNSLYSPDELFNTAKRENMVFELERICRINAIANFNVFDTDKLLFINVDPDILKDEHFIKGNTKDILKFFNANPSNVIFEVTEKTCVEDYKSFKKVIDNYKSQGYKIAIDDVGTGYSGLSMIAETRPYYIKIDITLIKNIDRDNLKRAIVKALVEFANTTGMKLIAEGIENVDELSTVIELGVHFGQGFLLKKPGESLSDIDNDIKDMIIKFNSLNEKLRFSTSAAISIGEIARRDVGVSPFVFGNVIEKIFMENQNIQGIPMVENGKTVGLIMRKKFFSHIGTQYGWAIYMKRPVYKIMDTDPLIVDYNTPINDVAKAVISRDEDKLYDYIIVNKNNNYYGVVPVITLLEKTMQLELNIAKYSNPLTGLPGNLIIEENLNKILKENKEFSLLYFDLNNFKAYNDVYGFENGDKVIKYTANIIERHLYFYNDSFLGHIGGDDFIAIVKTLDVEKLCKNIIQEFDHNIVRFYNDADIERGYICTLDRFDNETCFPIMGISISVVNSLNKNFNNIDEISEFASKIKKACKKFKKSHYIIE
- a CDS encoding DUF362 domain-containing protein codes for the protein MKSKVYFYNMRSTKPSGSISSKVARLFDIAGFRNIFTEGDLVAIKMHFGEKGNNAFINPIFVRQVVDKVKANGGKPFLTDSNTLYKGSRSNGVDHLITAIENGFAYAVVNAPLVIADGIFSKDSEEVEINKKHFKTVKISSNINNANSMIVLSHFKCHEIAGFGGAIKNLAMGCAPRAGKQQQHSTVSPKVGKNCTACQTCIRNCPEDAITLVDGSAYIDPSKCIGCGECVSMCQYDVIKPQWGTNMDEFVERMTEYAYGAYINKKGKIAFMNFIMNVTPLCDCTPWSDAPIVPDVGILASFDPVAIDKASYDLVNNQPGHLHSALHDVGRGMNIGEDKFTAVHPDTRGDIQLKYGEELGMGVADYELVELK
- the murJ gene encoding murein biosynthesis integral membrane protein MurJ yields the protein MSIAKKTAKAAGLVMAITFISKITGFLREVTLGSKFGTTRDIDAYNMAQNIPMVLFAAIAAAIGTTVIPLFSDYLTKRGKEKAFEFINNLLNVTLLVTLAFTIIGILISPLIVKIMAPGFKGDVYSETIKLTNILFPITVFVAVSNIITGALQSLEHFAVPAMIGIPYNFIIIGTAILFGSRFGITGVAIATVIASLLQIFIQLPLLYKLGFRYKFIIDLKDDSVRRVIILAVPVLIGTGIQVINTYVDRMIASYLPTGSIAALNYANKLIGFDIFSMAIAIVIYPMLSKSFASNNIEEFLKGIKLSIKAILYIMIPVTVGAIILRVPIIRLLFERGAFDEKSTELTSIAFMFYSIGMTANGLRNVLSRSFYSLKDTKTPMYNGAIAVLINIALNLILVKYLALGGLALSTSVAAIATSLMLMNSLRKKVGKIGGLDLTFTLIKASIGSLIMGFAVYFGYNVMTSKLPSGKIYDVVSLFGTILVGSAIYLIFVVLTDRSIVRYIKKGANTIRAKLVRD
- the fabZ gene encoding 3-hydroxyacyl-ACP dehydratase FabZ, with amino-acid sequence MENKEIREFIPHRYPFLLVDRVLDVEDNKKAIGIKNVTANEPFFEGHFPGNPIMPGVLIVEAMAQLAGIIVMHGEENREKLGLFTGINKCRFKKVVRPGDQLRLEVEIISSKMNLVKVKGKATVDGDTVAEADISFMLIDKNN
- a CDS encoding rod-binding protein translates to MIVNPINDVKDMQQIYLGKNTGDFQKAIQDAVNEKDKNKLKEACKNLEAEFVKLMLDEMRKTVPKDPITGNDFATDVFTSMMYDKYAEAISQNSNLGLADTMYKQLSKNI
- the flgG gene encoding flagellar basal-body rod protein FlgG, whose amino-acid sequence is MMRALWSAASGMNAQQLNVDVISNNLANVNTTSFKRDRAEFKDLIYQTLQTENINAGQGRPVNMQVGVGVRPSAIVKDFGEGSLQQTDNPLDVALDGEGFFAVLGPDGNTYYTRDGSFKLSVDQNTAMLTTADGYPVLDDGGNQITFDNTQKEITISPLGVISVKNPDGTQQDIATLGIYNFQNPQGLIDKGNNLYQATAASGAAGTRNDFQGKMGNVLQGFLETSNVQVVKEMVDMIAAQRAYELNSKAIQASDEMLGIANNLRR